From Oryctolagus cuniculus chromosome 17, mOryCun1.1, whole genome shotgun sequence, a single genomic window includes:
- the RNFT1 gene encoding E3 ubiquitin-protein ligase RNFT1: MQANYNQLHSPLGTAGGEDASASQCIHTRLTGEGSCLHSGDVHIQMNSIPKECAGNPSSRNARSGTHSCTHGCVHGRFRSHSHSEARQPEDPAMESGEQGSSSFSEFRYLFKWLQKSLPYILILGIKLVMQHITGISLGIGLLTTFMYANKSIVNQVFLRERSSKIQCAWLLVFLAGSSVLLYYTFHSQSLYYSLIFLNPTLDNLSFWEVLWIVGITDFILKFLFMGFKCLILLVPSFIMPFKSKGYWYMLLEELCQYYRTFVPIPVWFRYLVSYGEFGNVTRWSLGILLALFYLILKLLDFFGHMRTFRQVLRIFFTRPSYGVAASKRQCSDADDICSICQAEFQKPILLICQHIFCEECITLWFNREKTCPLCRTVISDHINKWKDGATSSHLQIY, translated from the exons ATGCAAGCCAATTATAACCAACTGCACAGTCCGCTAGGAACTGCAGGTGGTGAGGATGCCTCAGCCTCCCAGTGCATCCATACAAGATTGACAGGCGAAGGTTCTTGTCTTCATTCTGGAGATGTTCATATCCAGATGAACTCCATACCTAAAGAATGTGCTGGAAATCCAAGCTCCAGAAACGCAAGATCAGGTACCCATAGCTGTACCCATGGCTGTGTACATGGTCGCTTCCGGAGTCACTCACACAGTGAAGCAAGACAGCCTGAGGATCCTGCCATGGAATCTGGAGAACAGGGAAGTAGCTCCTTCTCAGAATTCCGCTATCTCTTCAAGTGGTTGCAAAAAAGTCTTCCGTATATTTTGATTCTGGGTATAAAACTTGTTATGCAGCATATAACAG GGATTTCTCTTGGAATTGGGCTGCTAACAACTTTTATGTATGCAAACAAAAGCATTGTAAATCAGGTTTTTCTAAGA gAAAGGTCCTCAAAGATTCAGTGTGCTTGGCTACTGGTATTCTTAGCAGGATCTTCTGTTCTTTTATATTATACCTTTCATTCTCAGTCACTTTATTACAG cttaatttttttaaatcctactTTGGACAATTTGAGCTTCTGGGAAGTACTTTGGATTGTTGGAATTACAGACTTCATTCTGAAATTTCTCTTCATGGGCTTTAAATGCCTTATTTTACTGGTGCCTTCCTTCATCATGCCTTTTAAATCCAAG ggTTACTGGTACATGCTTTTAGAAGAATTATGTCAGTATTATCGAACTTTTGTTCCCATACCAGTTTGGTTTCGTTACCTTGTAAGCTATGGGGAGTTTGGTAATGTAACTAGATGGAGTCTTGGGATACTGCTGGCTTTATTCTACCTCATTCTAAAA cTTTTGGACTTTTTTGGACATATGAGAACTTTCAGACAGgttttgagaatattttttacACGACCA AGTTATGGAGTGGCTGCCAGCAAGAGACAGTGTTCAGATGCGGATGATATCTGTTCAATATGTCAAGCTGAATTTCAGAAACCAATTCTTCTCATCTgtcag CATATATTTTGTGAAGAGTGCATTACTTTATGGTTTAACAGAGAGAAAACCTGCCCACTGTGCAGAACAGTAATTTCAGACCATATAAACAAGTGGAAAGATGGAGCTACTTCATCACACCTTCAAATATATTAA